One window from the genome of Streptomyces sp. NBC_00287 encodes:
- a CDS encoding PaaI family thioesterase encodes MGRTRTYEWEDPAVTAAAVGGASGMDFLREMLAGRLPSPPISSTLDFTLDEVEEGRAVFSLTPGEEHYNPIGSVHGGVYATLLDSAAGCAVQSTLPPGMGYTSLDLNVKFLKRITVDTGRVRAIGTVVNRGRRTALAEAKLVDAEDRLLAHATSSCMLFPVSASSA; translated from the coding sequence ATGGGACGGACACGTACGTACGAGTGGGAGGACCCCGCCGTCACGGCGGCCGCTGTCGGGGGCGCCTCCGGCATGGACTTCCTGCGCGAGATGCTGGCGGGCCGGCTGCCCTCGCCCCCCATCTCGTCCACCCTCGACTTCACGCTCGACGAGGTGGAGGAGGGCAGGGCGGTGTTCTCGCTGACGCCGGGCGAGGAGCACTACAACCCGATCGGCAGCGTGCACGGCGGCGTCTACGCCACCCTGCTCGACTCGGCGGCGGGCTGCGCCGTCCAGTCCACGCTCCCGCCGGGCATGGGGTACACCTCGCTCGACCTGAACGTGAAGTTCCTGAAGCGGATCACCGTGGACACGGGCAGGGTCCGGGCCATCGGCACGGTCGTCAACCGGGGTCGGCGGACTGCGCTCGCCGAGGCCAAGCTGGTCGACGCGGAGGACCGCCTGCTCGCCCACGCCACCAGCAGCTGCATGCTGTTCCCGGTGTCTGCCTCCTCGGCCTGA
- a CDS encoding winged helix-turn-helix transcriptional regulator — protein MEWLDVSTDNCPVQRTLDVVGEKWTLLILRDAANGVRRFDDFRRHIGLSDAVLSDRLRKLTAAGILTTVPYREPGSRARNEYRLTRKGWDLWPVLVALRQWGETYDPDPSGPVLDMRHADCGAPVHVVVECAEEHVALAPREVAAKPGPGARRLR, from the coding sequence ATGGAGTGGCTCGACGTCAGCACCGACAACTGTCCCGTCCAGCGCACGCTCGACGTGGTCGGCGAGAAGTGGACGCTGCTGATCCTGCGCGACGCGGCCAACGGCGTACGCCGGTTCGACGACTTCCGCCGTCATATCGGCCTGTCCGACGCGGTCCTGAGCGACCGGCTCCGCAAGCTGACCGCGGCCGGCATCCTCACGACCGTTCCCTACCGGGAGCCGGGCAGCCGCGCGCGCAACGAGTACCGGCTCACCCGCAAGGGATGGGACCTCTGGCCCGTCCTGGTCGCCCTGCGCCAGTGGGGCGAGACGTACGATCCGGACCCCTCGGGCCCGGTCCTGGACATGCGCCACGCCGACTGCGGGGCCCCGGTGCACGTCGTCGTCGAGTGCGCGGAGGAGCACGTCGCGCTGGCGCCCAGGGAGGTCGCCGCCAAGCCGGGACCGGGCGCCCGGCGCCTGCGCTGA
- a CDS encoding LysR family transcriptional regulator, which translates to MELRHLEHFVAVAEERSFTRAAARVHLGQSALSVSIRSLERELGSQLFDRTTHHVELTDSGRALLVEARNTLSAADAARDAVAAVHGGLRGSVRVGIMHSMTVIDLAAVLTRFHRERPQVQIIPSAALGGSVELVNQVIDGRLDLAFAALPSDYPPGLTVHPLASEPMLLACPDDHPFAKRKVIALDELDGEPFVDVPSGWGTRLSVDRLFQENGLRRVVAVEVADIPTVVELVRAGFGFAFLSASVASGSRSVTLRRVRPEPLFVPSLITAADRRPSAAAKALIDLVLAAYPPPSPDA; encoded by the coding sequence GTGGAGCTGCGGCACCTGGAACACTTCGTCGCCGTCGCCGAGGAGCGCAGCTTCACTCGCGCCGCCGCCCGCGTCCATCTCGGACAGTCGGCGCTGTCCGTTTCGATCCGGTCACTGGAACGCGAGCTCGGCAGCCAGCTGTTCGATCGCACCACGCACCACGTCGAACTCACCGACTCCGGCCGGGCGCTCCTCGTCGAGGCACGCAACACACTGTCCGCTGCGGACGCCGCCCGGGACGCCGTCGCCGCCGTGCACGGGGGACTCCGCGGCTCGGTGCGGGTGGGCATCATGCACTCGATGACCGTGATCGACCTGGCCGCCGTGCTGACCCGCTTCCACCGGGAACGCCCGCAGGTCCAGATCATCCCGAGCGCCGCCCTGGGCGGTTCCGTCGAGCTGGTCAACCAGGTGATCGACGGCAGACTCGACCTGGCCTTCGCCGCGTTGCCCAGTGACTATCCGCCTGGCCTGACGGTGCACCCGCTGGCGTCCGAGCCGATGTTGCTGGCCTGTCCGGACGACCACCCGTTCGCCAAGCGCAAGGTCATTGCGCTCGACGAGCTCGACGGCGAGCCGTTCGTGGACGTTCCCTCCGGATGGGGCACCCGCCTCAGCGTCGACCGGCTGTTCCAGGAAAACGGTCTGCGGCGCGTGGTCGCCGTCGAAGTGGCCGACATCCCCACCGTCGTCGAACTCGTCAGAGCAGGCTTCGGATTCGCGTTTCTGAGCGCGTCAGTGGCCTCGGGCTCGCGCAGTGTCACCCTGCGGAGGGTGCGGCCAGAACCGCTGTTCGTGCCCTCGCTGATCACCGCGGCCGACCGTCGCCCGTCCGCCGCGGCCAAAGCTCTCATCGACCTCGTGCTCGCCGCCTACCCTCCCCCGAGTCCGGACGCCTGA
- a CDS encoding MFS transporter produces the protein MFQVPQLHVMLRINDFLRNSLLDSITAPQEAEGAGRGNGLRPSIVYRDKDTPFMSSVISAGGERAGLGHLHPSHPAHPRRRLHHSFGFWAATLAFLVNMGFSAVPTPLYVLYQQRDHFSTIMLTVVYAVYAVGVIVSLFLGGHLSDWVGRKWVFVPALLLNVVSAVIFLLAPSLSGLMVARIISGISIGLTTATATAYLGELHIGVLGGDTSSPRRAQVVATAANLGGIGVGPLAAGLLAEYAPQPLRLPYILFAAVLLVLALLVALSPETADRPVPAPRYRPQRIAVPRHARGMFFAATATGLASFSVYGVFNSLAPSFLAGTLHQGSHAVAGAVAFAAFAAGAVAQIALSRADLQLSLRIGPFLLIPGLALLAGGMWLPNLATFVIGGVLTGAGGGLAFRGALVAAGSTAPPESRAEVLSGFFLGGYIGLSVPVVGLGIATQYVSARLVMLVFVVLVAAAVVLCTRSVLAQHAQGDTGVRPE, from the coding sequence GTGTTCCAGGTGCCGCAGCTCCACGTCATGCTCCGGATCAATGACTTTCTTCGAAATTCTTTGTTGGACAGCATAACCGCACCACAGGAGGCTGAAGGGGCTGGGCGCGGCAACGGGCTGCGGCCATCGATCGTCTATCGCGACAAGGACACCCCCTTCATGTCTTCTGTCATCAGCGCCGGAGGTGAGCGGGCCGGGCTCGGTCACCTGCACCCCTCGCATCCCGCGCATCCGCGACGCCGCCTGCACCACTCGTTCGGTTTCTGGGCCGCGACGCTGGCCTTCCTGGTGAACATGGGTTTCTCGGCGGTCCCGACGCCGCTGTATGTGCTGTACCAGCAGCGCGACCACTTCTCCACGATCATGCTCACCGTCGTGTACGCCGTGTACGCGGTCGGGGTGATCGTCAGCCTGTTCCTCGGCGGTCACCTGTCCGACTGGGTGGGGCGCAAGTGGGTGTTCGTGCCCGCGCTGCTGCTCAACGTGGTCAGCGCAGTGATCTTCCTGCTCGCGCCGAGCCTGTCCGGACTGATGGTCGCCAGGATCATCTCCGGCATATCCATCGGCCTCACGACGGCCACGGCCACCGCCTACCTCGGTGAGCTGCACATCGGGGTGCTCGGCGGCGACACGAGCTCGCCGCGCCGCGCCCAGGTCGTCGCCACCGCGGCCAACCTGGGCGGCATCGGCGTCGGCCCGCTGGCCGCCGGCCTGCTGGCCGAGTACGCGCCGCAACCGCTGCGCCTGCCCTACATCCTGTTCGCCGCCGTGCTGCTGGTGCTGGCCCTCCTGGTCGCGCTCTCACCGGAGACCGCGGACCGGCCGGTTCCCGCCCCGCGCTACCGGCCGCAGCGGATCGCCGTACCGCGGCACGCTCGTGGGATGTTCTTCGCCGCCACCGCCACGGGCCTTGCCTCGTTCTCCGTCTACGGCGTGTTCAACTCGCTGGCTCCGAGTTTCCTGGCCGGCACGCTGCACCAGGGCTCGCACGCGGTGGCCGGCGCGGTGGCATTCGCCGCGTTCGCCGCGGGCGCCGTCGCACAGATCGCACTGAGCCGGGCCGACCTGCAACTGTCTCTCCGCATCGGCCCGTTCCTCCTCATCCCGGGCCTCGCGCTCCTTGCAGGCGGGATGTGGCTGCCGAACCTGGCGACGTTCGTGATCGGTGGCGTGCTCACCGGCGCCGGAGGAGGTCTGGCCTTTCGGGGTGCGCTGGTCGCCGCGGGGTCGACGGCCCCGCCGGAGTCTCGGGCCGAGGTGCTTTCCGGCTTCTTTCTCGGCGGGTACATCGGGCTGTCGGTTCCGGTCGTGGGGCTGGGCATCGCCACGCAGTACGTGTCTGCTCGCCTGGTGATGCTGGTGTTCGTGGTGCTCGTGGCCGCCGCCGTGGTGCTGTGCACCCGCTCGGTGCTCGCGCAGCACGCCCAGGGCGACACGGGGGTGCGACCCGAGTGA